The Thermocrinis ruber genomic sequence GGGCACGGCATAAACTCCGGCTACTATCTGGAGCCCAAATCTCCCGTGGGTGGCACCTACGAATCTGTGTTTTTACTTTCTGAACTCATAGAAAAGGGCGTTCTTGGTCTTGCGGGCATTCTGTGGCTTTGGCTTGCCTACTACTCTTTCTTCTTCCGCTTCAAAATAAGGCAAAGGGAAGACCTTTTGCTCTTACCTTCCTTATCTTTCTTGTCCGTTTTGCTAATCGGTAGCGTATTCACCGGCTTTTGGGATGCGATGCTTCCTTGGATCCTTCTTATGTTTAGGGTAGTGGAAAGGCATGGAGAAGGACATTAAAAAAATACTTCTCATTATGGGACATTCTGCGGGCGTGGGCGATATGCTACGGGCTTCTGCAAGCTGGAGGGCTCTAAAGAACAAATTCCCAACCGCAGACTTGCATCTTCTCTTCCTCACCAAGGACCCCGGCTATGTGTCCGAAACATTAATATCAAAACACCACCTTTTAGCTTCCTTTCATACTTTAGACAAAAGGCTAAAAGGTCTGAAGGATTGGATGGAGTTTTTCAAGGGCTTTGCTAAGCTTGTGAGAGAACTAAATCCCGACCTGATCGTAGATATGGAGCCACACGGCTTGAAAAGTTCCATGCTCTGTCTGTATGCAAGGCTAAAATACAAAATTCCATCCGTAGGCATTGCAGAATTCCCGGGCAGGGGTCTCTTTTACACCCACAAGGCTCCCTCCAGCAGGGTTGTGTTAAAGAGTAAAGACTATACAGACAGGTATTTTGTAGTTCTAAAGGCTTTTGGTATTGAAAGGCAAGGACTACCAATAGAGCTGGAGGAAACAGAGGAGGGCAGGCAGTTTAGAGAAACCATGAGAAGCCGGTTTTCCATACCGGAGGATGTCCCCCTTTTGGGCTTGAACATAGGCTGTGGAACCCCCGACGCCCTCTGGAAAAGACCCAATTTAGAACTGCTCAGAGAAGCGGTGCACAAAGTCCAAAAAGCTACCTCTTCCTTTTTAGTCCTAAGCGGGGCAAACTTTGAAGCGGATGTGAATGAGAGATTTTTGGAAGGCTACCACTTGCCAGCCCTAAACTTAGCAGGAAAAACCAACATATTAGAGCTTGCTGGTCTTATAAAGGCATGCAGGCTTTTTATATCCTCCGACAGCGGACCCTATCATATGAGCGTAGCCCTCAAAGTTCCCACCTTAGGTGTTTTCGTCAAAGACTTTCCCTACTCCTATCACAACCACCCTTGGGTGAGGAATGTGGTTTTACAAAGCCACCAAGATATAGAGAAATTTATCTCCTCTGCCCTTGAGCTGTGGAAGTACTCTTCAGAATAAAATACATGCATGCTTAAACTAAAACCCGAATCAATAAGGCACGCTATAATTAAAACCTCCACCATAAACCTACTTGCAAGAGGCTTTGGATACCTAAAACACTTAGCTATAGCAATACTCCTTGGGTTTAGCTATCAAACGGACGCCTTCTTTATGGCTTTATCCCTTCTTGGCATTTTCTTGATCTTTGTAGATGTCTTTGACTCCATCGGAGTTCCTCAGCTTGTCTTTGCAAGAATGAAAAGCGAAGAAGAATTCAAAAAACTTGCAGGACTTCTCCTCACATTTACCACCATATTAGCCTTTTCTTTAACCTTTGTAGCCTTAGTGGGCATTCCTCTGCTTTCCAAAGTAGCGGTTGGCTTTGATCAAAGAACAAAAGAAGCCACAGAACTTCACCTTTTACTACTCCTTCCCTATCTTTTTTTAAACTTCTTCTTCCATCACTTTGGTGCTGTCTTAAGAAGCTTAAGGTATTTTACTCCATACTTTATTGGAGAGTTTATTCTTTCTTTCTTCTCTTTTCTTTTTATTGTGCTTGGGCTTTACCTTTTCCACAGTCCATTGGTTCTTCCAATAAGCCTTAGCCTTTCCCAGCTTATGGCAACCCTATATATAATCTTTGTTGGCAAAGAGTTTTTACACTTTAGTTTTTTTATAGACGAAAGGGTAAAGGAAATACTAAGGCACTTTGTTTTTCTCTCTGCCCTGTATGGAGTTTTCCACCTTTTTATCTTGGTAGATAGGGCTTTTGCCTCTTTGCTTGGAGAAAAGGGCGTGTCCGCATTAACTTATGGTTCAATGGTTGCCTTTGCTTTACGAAGTGTTCTAAGACTTGAACATATGGCTATTACATCCCT encodes the following:
- a CDS encoding lipid II flippase MurJ, with protein sequence MLKLKPESIRHAIIKTSTINLLARGFGYLKHLAIAILLGFSYQTDAFFMALSLLGIFLIFVDVFDSIGVPQLVFARMKSEEEFKKLAGLLLTFTTILAFSLTFVALVGIPLLSKVAVGFDQRTKEATELHLLLLLPYLFLNFFFHHFGAVLRSLRYFTPYFIGEFILSFFSFLFIVLGLYLFHSPLVLPISLSLSQLMATLYIIFVGKEFLHFSFFIDERVKEILRHFVFLSALYGVFHLFILVDRAFASLLGEKGVSALTYGSMVAFALRSVLRLEHMAITSLSETKASIQTLNKFLKFSFVVSLPVMLFLFFFPEIPVKLLFGHGKFTQTDVELTATATKYYAISLFLVLAWTILYRAFQIINWLLPVFFIALIGILINGFFNYLFVVVYKLGIAGICLGTFFAYSFLCGVSYGILIWRLKMEK
- a CDS encoding glycosyltransferase family 9 protein, which codes for MEKDIKKILLIMGHSAGVGDMLRASASWRALKNKFPTADLHLLFLTKDPGYVSETLISKHHLLASFHTLDKRLKGLKDWMEFFKGFAKLVRELNPDLIVDMEPHGLKSSMLCLYARLKYKIPSVGIAEFPGRGLFYTHKAPSSRVVLKSKDYTDRYFVVLKAFGIERQGLPIELEETEEGRQFRETMRSRFSIPEDVPLLGLNIGCGTPDALWKRPNLELLREAVHKVQKATSSFLVLSGANFEADVNERFLEGYHLPALNLAGKTNILELAGLIKACRLFISSDSGPYHMSVALKVPTLGVFVKDFPYSYHNHPWVRNVVLQSHQDIEKFISSALELWKYSSE